The proteins below come from a single Tissierella sp. MB52-C2 genomic window:
- a CDS encoding DUF2207 domain-containing protein: MLNKKLSILILIVLILSISSVSFADDSLSISSWMVYSILNENGDLIVSEDITFDFRDKFNGVYRDIVLKNTDGIENLELFQLEGEDEIPYTLVDSAKKGEKNVFTIAEYNDTLELMIFSPSKNEEKTFRINYTIKNVAIKHKDTGELYYKFIGKENDTPIDYFSAIIDLPGVDREKTKIFAHGPLNGTINFLEDNLIELEVSNVPADTFIEGRILFPLDFIGASENIGNSSFENIMDEELAFIKSIEKKAESKAKNKVLFGNISLIVLALGVAIAAFIFNKFRRNIDNSADFSLDDITPAELRLFFCHALDARSLMITIFDFARRGFLSIKEIETSQKNSKKKRKDFLFTKTIGSNSDLSSHERYFFDWIFNDIGNRQQVSTKDIEDYRKSNYSKFNKQLMAWYNKVKSDVKSREYYDNSGKKWGWILLFLGITSFIIALITLSFESLYGIILFLLSVFLFIYAMMLFSRKSDKGYIQQEIWEVFKKDFSKDWNISKDYNINIPTDKTLIYALALGLPMKSIDRFRSNFQESYSPTYWAYWYFISNNHGGSSFEDRFNSSFYPNSTTTTSSSVGSGGGFSGGGGGGAGGGGAGGF, encoded by the coding sequence TTGTTAAACAAAAAACTTTCTATTCTAATTCTTATTGTACTAATACTTTCTATATCTAGTGTAAGTTTTGCCGATGATAGTCTGAGCATTAGCAGCTGGATGGTATATTCTATACTAAATGAAAATGGGGATTTAATCGTTTCGGAAGATATTACCTTTGATTTTAGGGATAAATTTAATGGAGTATATAGGGATATAGTCTTAAAAAATACTGATGGAATTGAAAATCTAGAATTATTTCAGCTAGAGGGTGAGGATGAAATTCCTTATACCTTAGTAGACTCTGCTAAAAAAGGTGAAAAAAATGTATTCACTATTGCAGAATATAATGATACCTTAGAATTAATGATATTTTCCCCGTCTAAGAATGAAGAAAAAACCTTTAGAATTAATTACACCATTAAAAATGTGGCAATTAAACATAAAGATACTGGAGAGTTGTATTATAAATTCATAGGTAAAGAAAATGATACCCCAATTGATTATTTCTCTGCTATAATCGATTTACCAGGAGTGGATAGAGAAAAAACTAAAATATTTGCCCACGGTCCTCTCAATGGAACAATTAATTTCTTAGAGGATAATTTAATAGAATTAGAAGTATCTAATGTACCTGCCGACACATTTATAGAGGGAAGAATACTGTTTCCTCTTGATTTCATAGGTGCTAGTGAAAACATTGGAAATAGTAGTTTCGAAAATATAATGGATGAGGAATTAGCTTTTATTAAGTCAATTGAAAAAAAAGCTGAATCAAAAGCTAAAAACAAAGTCCTTTTTGGTAACATATCCCTTATAGTTTTAGCCTTGGGAGTGGCAATTGCAGCATTTATATTTAATAAGTTTAGAAGAAATATAGATAATTCCGCAGACTTTTCATTGGATGACATTACTCCTGCTGAGTTGAGACTATTTTTTTGCCACGCTCTAGATGCCAGGTCATTGATGATAACAATCTTTGATTTTGCAAGAAGAGGATTTTTATCCATTAAAGAAATAGAAACTTCTCAGAAGAATTCTAAAAAGAAGAGAAAAGACTTCTTATTTACAAAAACTATTGGCTCAAACTCTGATTTATCTTCCCACGAAAGATACTTCTTCGATTGGATATTTAATGATATTGGAAATAGACAACAAGTATCTACAAAGGATATAGAGGATTATAGAAAATCTAATTATAGTAAATTTAATAAACAGCTTATGGCTTGGTACAATAAGGTTAAATCCGATGTGAAATCACGAGAATATTATGATAATAGTGGAAAGAAGTGGGGATGGATTCTTCTTTTTCTGGGAATAACTTCTTTTATTATAGCATTGATTACTTTAAGCTTTGAATCTCTTTATGGAATCATCCTGTTTCTATTATCAGTATTTCTATTTATCTATGCTATGATGCTGTTTTCTAGGAAATCTGATAAAGGATATATTCAACAGGAAATATGGGAAGTTTTTAAAAAGGACTTTTCTAAGGATTGGAATATATCTAAAGACTACAATATCAATATACCAACTGATAAAACATTGATATACGCCTTAGCTTTAGGGTTGCCTATGAAATCCATTGATAGATTTAGGAGTAATTTTCAAGAATCCTATAGTCCTACCTATTGGGCATATTGGTATTTCATAAGCAATAACCATGGAGGCTCTAGCTTTGAAGATAGATTTAACTCTTCCTTCTATCCAAACTCTACCACCACCACTTCAAGCTCTGTTGGTAGTGGAGGAGGATTCTCTGGCGGCGGCGGAGGAGGTGCCGGTGGCGGTGGTGCAGGAGGTTTTTAG
- the fni gene encoding type 2 isopentenyl-diphosphate Delta-isomerase: MRKKRKREHIENYLRTTYKGDTLFEDIFIEHNSLPNLNFSDIDTTTNFLGKEVGCPIIINAMTGGSEFAHEINRELSLIAKEYNIPMAVGSQTIALCDDVECRESFSIVRETIGDDGIVIANLSAQSSIDDVEKALDMIKADAIQLHLNPAQEIVMLEGDRDFRGILENIETIAKTIDKPVIVKEVGFGVSKEVATKLYNIGIRNIDISGFGGTNFIEIENIRYNSIDFSELYSWGIPTALSLIKCRELPKDLNIISSGGIRSSMDIVKSLILGGQMVGISGEILSYLLHGGYENVRDYMEATTHKMKIIMVLLGKKNIEELKTTEYKIIGDLKELLNSR, from the coding sequence ATGAGAAAAAAGAGGAAAAGAGAACATATAGAAAACTATTTAAGGACAACCTATAAAGGGGATACATTGTTCGAAGACATATTTATAGAGCATAATTCATTGCCAAATCTAAATTTTAGTGATATAGATACAACAACAAATTTTCTGGGAAAAGAGGTAGGCTGTCCTATTATTATAAATGCCATGACAGGTGGATCAGAGTTTGCTCACGAGATTAATCGAGAGTTATCACTTATTGCTAAAGAGTATAATATTCCCATGGCAGTAGGGTCACAGACCATAGCATTATGTGATGATGTGGAATGTAGGGAATCTTTTTCCATAGTTAGGGAAACCATAGGCGATGATGGAATAGTTATAGCAAATCTTAGTGCTCAGTCATCTATAGATGATGTGGAGAAAGCCTTAGATATGATAAAGGCTGATGCAATACAATTACATCTAAATCCAGCCCAAGAAATAGTTATGTTAGAGGGAGATAGAGATTTTAGAGGTATATTGGAAAATATCGAAACAATAGCAAAAACTATAGACAAGCCTGTTATAGTAAAAGAAGTTGGATTTGGAGTATCAAAGGAAGTTGCCACTAAATTATATAATATAGGTATTAGAAATATTGATATATCTGGTTTTGGTGGGACTAACTTTATTGAAATTGAAAATATTAGATATAATAGCATAGATTTTTCAGAGCTTTACTCATGGGGTATACCTACAGCATTATCTCTAATTAAATGTAGAGAATTGCCTAAGGATTTGAATATAATTTCCAGTGGTGGAATAAGAAGTAGTATGGATATTGTAAAGTCTTTAATCCTTGGTGGACAAATGGTAGGTATATCAGGTGAAATTTTATCATATCTTCTACATGGGGGATATGAAAATGTAAGGGATTATATGGAGGCAACTACGCATAAAATGAAGATAATAATGGTATTATTAGGTAAGAAAAATATAGAGGAATTAAAGACTACGGAATATAAAATCATAGGAGATTTAAAAGAATTATTGAATAGTAGATAG